Proteins from one Rhizoctonia solani chromosome 5, complete sequence genomic window:
- a CDS encoding tetraspanin family protein, which produces MSSPSLGGVSSALDISHGRVRRRVSGPYSIPSPHGETVTHSKVPGEACANPFDDVFQHNPFDGVAQPGFLPALGRELDDRPFPPVPTKYPDARLPTSKIGSDRLYAQPNDLLSKIAHPLRTIRGCSKPGEVNDSGLPVEPEVEYHNSKGAYPSTPFSESCSPTTIRLVPQQEDALLGIPNQGHDVPSMQPGSPALLAATHAATDRFTRRFPISISHRKANTVVSEEDKLLPLLGYGETGAVVEWPNVWTPEKWALLLSICSVS; this is translated from the coding sequence AGCAGCCCATCGCTAGGCGGTGTATCTTCCGCCCTCGATATTTCTCATGGTAGAGTACGTCGTAGAGTCTCAGGGCCATATTCAATTCCGAGTCCACACGGGGAAACCGTGACGCATTCAAAAGTACCCGGAGAAGCATGTGCCAACCCATTTGACGATGTTTTTCAGCACAATCCGTTTGATGGTGTCGCCCAACCAGGGTTTTTACCGGCCCTCGGACGAGAGCTGGACGACCGACCGTTCCCACCTGTGCCTACCAAATACCCAGACGCTCGACTCCCAACTTCCAAAATTGGGAGTGACCGCTTGTATGCTCAACCTAATGATCTGCTATCAAAAATAGCACACCCACTGAGGACGATCAGAGGCTGCTCCAAACCGGGAGAGGTTAATGATAGTGGACTGCCTGTAGAACCGGAAGTGGAGTATCACAATAGCAAAGGAGCATACCCTTCAACTCCCTTTTCGGAATCATGTAGCCCAACCACTATCCGCTTGGTTCCACAGCAGGAAGATGCCTTACTTGGGATTCCAAATCAAGGACATgacgtaccaagtatgcaacctGGCTCACCGGCGCTCCTGGCAGCAACACATGCAGCGACCGACCGTTTCACGCGCAGATTCCCAATAAGCATTTCTCATCGCAAGGCCAATACTGTAGTATCGGAAGAAGACAAGTTACTCCCGTTGTTGGGATACGGAGAAACAGGAGCAGTAGTTGAATGGCCGAATGTTTGGACACCGGAAAAGTGGGCATTGTTACTTTCTATCTGTTCGGTGAGTTGA